One part of the Moorena sp. SIOASIH genome encodes these proteins:
- a CDS encoding J domain-containing protein — protein MAQDRVRQNIRNRQNPNQTSYYEILGLHPSASPIAIRRAYRQLSKRYHPDTTDLPTETATIKFQKLNEAYATLSNPERRAMYDQKIGYSRLNVIQPPPSLNNPVNQKPPSSSSSAYLDPTDRPLSAGEIFVLFILGLTFLGCLLLAIAIGLTQGEAALLISKPSGNDLLTVPQINSIQQAKPAKLDSQIPVNNQSAQNTQITHP, from the coding sequence GTGGCACAAGATCGGGTCAGACAAAACATTAGGAATCGCCAAAACCCAAACCAAACCAGTTATTACGAAATACTGGGATTGCACCCTAGTGCATCACCCATAGCCATCCGGCGTGCTTATCGGCAACTCAGTAAACGCTATCATCCTGATACAACCGACTTACCCACTGAAACTGCCACGATTAAATTCCAAAAGCTGAACGAAGCCTATGCTACCCTGAGTAATCCAGAGCGACGAGCAATGTATGACCAAAAAATTGGTTATTCCCGCCTCAATGTTATTCAGCCACCCCCTAGTTTAAACAATCCAGTTAATCAAAAGCCACCAAGCTCCTCGTCCTCAGCTTACCTTGATCCCACTGACCGCCCCCTTTCAGCTGGGGAGATTTTTGTCTTATTCATTTTAGGACTAACCTTTTTAGGCTGCTTACTACTAGCCATAGCGATTGGATTAACCCAAGGTGAAGCTGCTCTGCTAATTTCTAAACCCAGTGGCAATGATTTGCTTACCGTACCCCAGATTAATTCTATTCAACAGGCGAAACCTGCTAAGTTGGATAGTCAAATACCGGTTAATAACCAATCAGCCCAAAATACCCAGATAACCCATCCCTAA
- a CDS encoding tyrosine-type recombinase/integrase, with product MDTHKTPNHITPQPDHLTITTANLLEAFADFLDIDVAAGDAAADTVNTYRRQVQQFVNWCDRINLHPAAVTKEDIKRYRRWMVDTKKFKPATVSLKLSVVKRFYQAAVEKGLITINPALGVKPPREKLDPAARITYLEKPEVEKLLAAIANDGSLKAKRDKLLLAIMILEGPRSIELHRANVSDVVKQGGNLGIRVEGKRNIRIVPLTPDLAELLMAYLEARTENGEVVKPSSPLFIAVGNRAGGKRISRRGIRLVVDSYLEQTNLKQTPGRTISAHSLRHTAGTLALRSGAELRQVQDLLGHADPRTTCIYAHVADRWENNPGLKLGINLS from the coding sequence GTGGATACTCATAAGACCCCAAACCACATCACCCCTCAACCTGACCACCTGACCATTACTACAGCAAACCTACTAGAAGCTTTTGCTGATTTCCTCGATATCGATGTGGCAGCAGGAGATGCTGCAGCTGATACCGTCAATACCTACCGCCGCCAGGTTCAACAGTTTGTGAACTGGTGCGATCGCATAAATCTTCATCCAGCCGCAGTTACGAAAGAGGACATTAAGCGTTACCGCCGCTGGATGGTAGACACTAAAAAATTTAAACCAGCGACAGTATCACTAAAGTTGTCAGTTGTCAAGCGTTTTTATCAAGCTGCTGTGGAAAAAGGACTGATTACTATTAATCCAGCCCTTGGGGTGAAACCGCCACGGGAAAAGCTGGACCCGGCGGCAAGGATTACCTATTTGGAAAAGCCTGAAGTTGAGAAGTTGTTAGCAGCTATAGCCAATGATGGTAGCCTTAAGGCAAAGCGGGATAAACTTCTGCTGGCAATCATGATATTGGAAGGGCCCCGTAGCATTGAGTTACATCGGGCAAATGTCTCTGATGTAGTTAAGCAGGGGGGTAATCTGGGAATTCGGGTCGAAGGGAAGCGTAATATTAGAATAGTGCCATTAACACCAGATCTTGCCGAGTTGCTGATGGCTTATCTCGAAGCAAGGACAGAAAATGGGGAAGTAGTCAAACCATCGAGTCCTCTATTTATAGCTGTGGGAAATAGGGCGGGTGGCAAGCGGATTTCCCGGCGGGGGATTCGGCTGGTTGTAGATAGCTATCTTGAGCAAACTAACCTTAAGCAAACACCAGGAAGAACTATATCAGCCCATAGCTTGAGACATACCGCAGGTACGTTAGCTCTTCGTTCTGGTGCTGAGTTACGGCAAGTGCAAGATTTGTTGGGACATGCTGATCCAAGAACAACTTGTATTTATGCCCATGTAGCAGATCGCTGGGAAAATAATCCAGGATTGAAGCTGGGCATTAACCTATCGTGA
- a CDS encoding DUF3143 domain-containing protein, protein MTLPPGDTPLYNHPLPEIERWLKILGCEQDSKELHCWRVDRPTWKAELCLEVEELIVRYLKSGEGGEDIQRSFKYSLSRKDIEDAVFCGP, encoded by the coding sequence ATGACACTTCCGCCAGGTGATACCCCCTTGTATAACCACCCTCTACCTGAAATAGAGAGGTGGCTGAAAATACTAGGATGTGAACAAGACAGTAAGGAGCTACATTGCTGGCGTGTTGATCGACCTACCTGGAAAGCAGAACTTTGCCTTGAGGTAGAGGAGTTAATCGTACGCTACCTCAAGTCTGGGGAAGGTGGAGAAGATATTCAACGATCTTTCAAGTATTCCCTCAGCCGCAAAGATATAGAAGATGCAGTTTTCTGTGGCCCTTAG
- a CDS encoding NUDIX hydrolase, with amino-acid sequence MSSKQVQVAIAILFRQGQFLMQLRDNIPNILYPGLWGLFGGHIEPGETPIEALRRELLEEISYALPSASLFGHYPEPHVFRHVFAVPLTVELSQLVLGEGWDMGLLTPEQIRQGESYSAKAGQVRPLGPAHQRILLDFLEKGSSLV; translated from the coding sequence ATGAGCAGTAAGCAAGTTCAAGTAGCGATCGCTATTCTCTTTCGGCAAGGTCAGTTTCTGATGCAGCTACGGGACAATATTCCTAATATTCTTTACCCTGGTTTGTGGGGTTTATTTGGGGGACACATTGAACCTGGAGAAACCCCAATCGAAGCTCTCAGGCGGGAATTGCTGGAGGAAATTAGCTATGCACTACCCTCAGCATCTTTGTTTGGCCATTATCCTGAACCCCATGTGTTCCGTCATGTTTTTGCAGTACCCCTGACCGTGGAACTTTCACAGTTGGTCTTAGGGGAAGGCTGGGATATGGGGTTGTTGACTCCTGAGCAGATTCGTCAGGGCGAGTCTTATTCTGCCAAGGCTGGTCAGGTGCGACCCCTTGGTCCTGCTCATCAGCGTATTCTACTGGATTTTCTGGAGAAGGGATCCAGCTTGGTATAA
- a CDS encoding ribbon-helix-helix protein, CopG family — protein sequence MSSMTVGFRIPENLHKQLEEYRAKAHLSKSEVIVSAIAQYLGAVEYVPFSQRVIDLEERMAALETQVAEYQKSISNL from the coding sequence ATGTCTAGTATGACTGTAGGTTTCCGAATTCCGGAAAACCTCCACAAACAATTGGAGGAATACAGAGCTAAAGCTCACTTAAGTAAAAGTGAGGTAATTGTGAGTGCTATTGCTCAATACCTCGGTGCGGTTGAATATGTGCCATTCAGTCAAAGGGTAATTGACTTAGAAGAAAGAATGGCAGCACTAGAAACCCAAGTTGCAGAATATCAAAAATCAATCTCAAATTTATAA
- a CDS encoding acyl-CoA desaturase: MSISSSTSPEVSTLQKTVVTIVIAMSPVGVIAAIVVMFLEKLNVQPLDIGLFLGMYILNFIGITVGYHRLFSHRAFQTGPFVRAFLAIAGCMAAQGPVTSWVHHHRCHHIYSDQDGDTHSPHLHQGGFWGFIQGFWHSHIAWIVNVDWQPPYKYAPDLIKDKLIQRIDKLYAFWVLLSLLIPGLLGGVLSGSLSGVLGGLIWGGAFRIFLVRQITFCVNSVCHLWGNELFTTSDMSKNNPIVAILTLGEGWHNNHHAFPNSARFGHHWWQLDLGWLFILLLKRLGLAWNVKLPSSDQLQPRSI; this comes from the coding sequence GTGTCAATCTCTTCATCTACTTCCCCAGAAGTTAGCACACTCCAGAAAACTGTAGTTACTATCGTTATCGCCATGTCCCCTGTGGGAGTAATCGCTGCGATAGTAGTTATGTTCCTTGAGAAACTGAACGTCCAGCCTCTCGATATTGGTCTTTTTCTCGGGATGTACATCCTGAATTTCATCGGGATTACCGTCGGGTATCACAGGCTTTTTAGCCATCGTGCCTTTCAGACTGGACCATTTGTAAGGGCATTCTTAGCCATTGCCGGATGCATGGCAGCTCAAGGACCAGTCACTAGCTGGGTTCACCATCATCGCTGCCATCATATTTACTCTGACCAAGACGGAGACACTCACTCACCCCATCTTCACCAGGGAGGATTTTGGGGATTTATCCAAGGGTTTTGGCATTCCCATATTGCTTGGATTGTAAATGTGGATTGGCAGCCTCCCTATAAGTACGCTCCTGACCTAATCAAGGACAAGCTGATCCAAAGAATAGACAAGCTCTACGCCTTTTGGGTATTGCTGTCCCTGTTAATCCCTGGTTTACTGGGTGGAGTCTTGAGTGGTTCTCTGTCAGGAGTATTAGGTGGTTTAATCTGGGGCGGAGCATTTCGGATTTTTCTGGTGCGTCAAATCACCTTTTGTGTCAACTCAGTTTGCCACCTCTGGGGAAACGAGCTGTTTACTACCTCTGATATGAGCAAGAACAATCCTATCGTCGCCATCTTGACCCTTGGTGAAGGGTGGCACAATAATCACCATGCCTTTCCCAACTCAGCAAGATTTGGACATCATTGGTGGCAACTTGACCTGGGTTGGTTGTTCATCCTGCTGCTTAAGCGCTTAGGACTGGCCTGGAATGTCAAATTACCATCCTCAGACCAACTGCAACCTAGAAGCATCTAA
- a CDS encoding pyridoxine 5'-phosphate synthase, translated as MLTLGVNIDHIATIRQARRTVEPDPVAAAVLAELAGADGITAHLREDRRHIQQRDIALLRQTVRTHLNLEMAPTDEMVAIALDVKPDYVTLVPEKREEVTTEGGLDVAGQMPRLSEVVAQLQSAGIPVSLFIDADPAQIDASAQTKAKFIELHTGSYAEATDEVSQAKELKVLASGCQQAIAAGLRVNAGHGLTYWNVYPVACIEGMEELNIGHSIIARASLVGIERAVREMKQAMQGKF; from the coding sequence GTGCTAACACTGGGCGTAAATATCGACCATATTGCCACAATTCGTCAGGCACGGCGCACTGTAGAACCTGACCCAGTGGCAGCAGCGGTGTTGGCAGAGCTTGCTGGTGCGGATGGCATCACCGCACATCTAAGAGAAGACCGACGTCACATTCAACAGAGGGACATTGCTCTGTTGAGACAAACGGTGCGAACTCATCTGAATTTGGAAATGGCACCTACCGATGAAATGGTAGCGATCGCTCTAGATGTCAAACCCGATTACGTTACCCTCGTACCAGAAAAACGAGAAGAAGTGACTACCGAGGGAGGGCTAGATGTAGCAGGGCAAATGCCTCGCCTTAGTGAGGTTGTAGCCCAGTTACAGAGCGCTGGTATTCCCGTTAGCTTATTTATAGACGCTGATCCTGCCCAAATCGATGCTTCTGCTCAAACAAAAGCTAAATTTATTGAGCTTCATACGGGGAGTTATGCAGAAGCTACTGATGAAGTCAGTCAGGCTAAAGAATTAAAAGTTTTGGCCTCCGGATGCCAACAAGCGATTGCTGCTGGCTTACGAGTCAATGCTGGTCATGGTCTTACCTACTGGAATGTTTACCCGGTTGCTTGTATCGAAGGTATGGAAGAACTCAATATTGGTCATAGCATCATTGCTCGGGCATCTCTGGTGGGTATAGAACGGGCGGTCAGAGAAATGAAACAAGCGATGCAAGGTAAATTTTGA
- a CDS encoding isoprenyl transferase — protein sequence MQTILNKLPSDLSPDRLPRHVAVIMDGNGRWAKRRGLPRVIGHRQGVEALKKLLRCCNDWGIKALTAYAFSTENWGRPLEEVEFLMTLFERVLARELQEMMEENVRIQFVGNLTALPQSLQAQIENSMNETLNNTGIQFTVATNYGARQEIIQACRAIATQVQLGHIQPDDIDEALFSRHLYTANVCDPDLLIRTSGEMRLSNFLLWQMAYGELYITDTLWPDFDRGEFHRALSTYQQRERRFGKV from the coding sequence AAATTACCAAGCGACCTTTCACCAGACCGTTTGCCTAGACATGTGGCAGTGATTATGGATGGCAATGGTCGCTGGGCAAAACGCCGAGGACTACCTCGGGTTATAGGACATCGGCAGGGGGTGGAGGCTCTCAAAAAACTACTGCGTTGTTGTAATGATTGGGGAATCAAAGCCCTTACCGCCTATGCATTTTCTACAGAAAACTGGGGACGTCCCTTAGAAGAGGTGGAGTTTTTGATGACCTTGTTCGAGCGGGTTTTGGCTAGAGAACTTCAAGAAATGATGGAGGAGAATGTTCGGATTCAGTTTGTGGGAAATTTGACCGCCTTACCGCAATCGTTGCAAGCACAAATTGAGAACTCTATGAATGAAACTCTTAATAATACTGGCATTCAGTTTACTGTGGCTACTAACTACGGAGCACGCCAGGAAATTATACAAGCCTGTCGAGCCATTGCTACTCAGGTACAGCTTGGTCACATCCAACCAGATGACATTGACGAAGCCCTATTTTCACGTCATCTCTATACTGCCAATGTCTGTGACCCAGACTTGCTAATTCGCACTAGTGGGGAAATGCGCTTGAGCAATTTCCTGCTTTGGCAAATGGCTTATGGGGAACTTTACATCACAGATACCCTATGGCCGGATTTTGACCGTGGAGAGTTTCACCGTGCTTTGTCTACTTATCAGCAGCGCGAACGTCGGTTTGGAAAAGTCTAA
- a CDS encoding divergent PAP2 family protein, which yields MQDFSDILNNQVLLVALIACLVAQLFKFLVDLTKNRKPNLQVLMTAGGMPSSHSAFVTALAFGVGQTVGWASPEFAIALVFAIIVMYDAAGVRQAAGKQARILNQIIDELFSEDKELKEDRLKELLGHTPFQVLVGLVLGIAISCIAATAY from the coding sequence ATGCAGGACTTTAGCGACATCCTAAACAACCAGGTGTTGCTGGTTGCGCTCATTGCTTGTCTGGTGGCTCAACTCTTTAAGTTTTTGGTTGATCTAACCAAAAATCGCAAACCTAATCTTCAGGTATTGATGACTGCTGGTGGAATGCCTAGTTCTCACTCAGCATTCGTCACTGCCTTGGCATTTGGTGTAGGACAAACGGTGGGATGGGCTTCTCCAGAGTTTGCGATCGCTTTAGTGTTTGCCATCATAGTCATGTACGATGCTGCTGGTGTCCGGCAAGCTGCCGGTAAGCAAGCTCGCATTCTCAACCAAATTATCGATGAGTTGTTTAGCGAAGACAAAGAGTTGAAAGAAGACCGCCTTAAGGAATTATTAGGTCATACACCCTTTCAGGTGCTTGTTGGTTTGGTGTTAGGTATCGCTATTTCTTGCATAGCAGCAACGGCTTATTGA
- a CDS encoding MgPME-cyclase complex family protein produces the protein MQTYYYVLASQKFLEEEPLEEVLRERTRHYHEQEKEIDFWLVNQPAFLESSQMSQVKQECPQPATAIISTNPKFITWLKLRLEFVKTGEFQAPSDSIPDPLASLASV, from the coding sequence ATGCAAACTTACTACTACGTTTTAGCCAGTCAAAAGTTCCTTGAAGAAGAACCATTGGAGGAAGTACTTCGGGAACGTACCAGGCACTACCATGAACAGGAAAAAGAAATAGACTTTTGGTTAGTCAACCAGCCAGCATTCTTGGAAAGTTCCCAAATGTCCCAGGTAAAGCAGGAATGTCCGCAACCAGCAACGGCGATAATTTCTACTAATCCTAAGTTCATCACCTGGTTAAAGCTGCGCCTAGAATTTGTCAAAACTGGTGAATTTCAGGCACCATCAGATAGTATACCTGACCCTCTAGCGTCTCTGGCATCAGTTTGA
- a CDS encoding O-antigen ligase family protein yields MARLGKYRHPDNHLQVAWNCAKLGTLIFPLFPALGAVGLVLAVGDTWRQKYASMISKPLNWGLAILSIWLLITASLAFNPTEAFLGLGNFIPFFAVFAGLSTLIQTPAQLRQLAWILVIPSLAVTILGFAQMVLGWTSPKVLSLVFGSTLVANGNPPGRMDSVFLYANILAAYLQIPLILGIGLWIERFQAKRWSWHQFDYPLLFLSVVVIGNAIALVLTNSRNAWIIAVLACLAFALYLGWYWLVTGVTAAVGSVLWASFGPMLGRQWLRSIVPAYFWMRLSDQLYPDRPIATLRTTQWKFTWSMIQERPWLGWGLRNFTPLYQSQMEVWLGHPHNLPLMLTAETGIPGTLMLSGLVGWIMVQGIQLLRVWSTVATPTTRKDGHQDNLILFSYLVAFGSCTLFNLLDVTLFDFRVNTLGWLLLSAIRGVVCHI; encoded by the coding sequence GTGGCTAGATTGGGAAAGTATAGACATCCAGACAATCACCTACAAGTAGCTTGGAACTGCGCGAAGCTGGGAACTCTGATCTTTCCCCTATTTCCAGCTTTAGGGGCAGTGGGGTTAGTACTAGCTGTGGGAGATACTTGGCGGCAAAAGTACGCCAGTATGATCTCAAAACCCCTAAACTGGGGCTTGGCTATTTTGAGTATCTGGTTGCTCATTACTGCTAGTTTAGCATTTAACCCCACAGAAGCGTTCCTAGGTTTAGGGAATTTTATCCCCTTCTTCGCCGTTTTCGCTGGTTTGTCTACCCTCATCCAAACCCCAGCACAGCTGAGGCAATTAGCCTGGATTCTAGTTATTCCTTCCCTAGCAGTAACTATACTGGGTTTTGCTCAGATGGTTTTGGGTTGGACTAGCCCAAAAGTCTTATCACTAGTCTTTGGTTCAACCTTGGTAGCTAACGGCAATCCTCCAGGTCGGATGGATTCAGTGTTTTTGTATGCCAATATCCTAGCCGCTTATCTACAAATACCATTAATTTTAGGGATAGGGCTGTGGATTGAGAGGTTTCAAGCTAAGCGTTGGAGCTGGCATCAATTCGATTATCCGCTGTTGTTCTTGAGTGTGGTGGTGATCGGTAATGCGATCGCACTAGTTTTGACCAACTCCCGCAATGCTTGGATAATCGCTGTTTTGGCTTGCCTTGCCTTTGCCCTTTACTTAGGTTGGTACTGGCTGGTGACAGGAGTTACTGCTGCTGTTGGTAGTGTTCTGTGGGCATCATTTGGTCCAATGCTAGGGCGTCAATGGCTGCGTAGTATTGTCCCAGCATACTTTTGGATGCGATTGTCTGACCAGTTGTATCCCGACCGGCCCATCGCTACCTTGAGGACAACCCAGTGGAAATTTACTTGGTCCATGATTCAGGAACGTCCCTGGTTGGGTTGGGGGTTACGCAATTTCACTCCTCTTTACCAGTCACAAATGGAAGTCTGGCTTGGTCATCCCCATAATCTACCTCTAATGTTGACTGCTGAAACTGGCATCCCAGGCACACTGATGTTGAGTGGATTAGTTGGCTGGATTATGGTTCAAGGTATCCAACTATTAAGGGTTTGGTCAACCGTTGCAACTCCGACCACTAGAAAAGATGGGCATCAAGACAACTTAATTCTGTTCAGTTATCTGGTGGCTTTTGGCAGCTGTACTCTATTCAATCTGCTGGATGTAACTCTGTTTGATTTTCGGGTTAATACCTTGGGGTGGCTGTTGTTGTCAGCAATTCGTGGCGTGGTGTGTCACATTTAA
- a CDS encoding YaaW family protein, with protein sequence MDELRTALELATVEELQQVTDILFCRRFNPLDYLQLPEPIDIQSQNREAWLDSLEERFRFLAADGVTVLKGRTSEVTYRQALIQVCRYLKIPYSQRLTTTDLEAEIFLHLMEKTWKRLPTQEQQSLTVQVQKCLAKSKLPEPLPVQIQHNPIEFLLKGGSALALTSILKPIILQQVARQFALHFARYQVAKQALVKGGLAAAAQFQNYLTLQTARQGMALSAARYGVTRSVFACLGPIMWSYFFVDLGWRAIATNYGRIIPTILTLAQIRLIRAECWEPV encoded by the coding sequence TTGGATGAGCTGAGAACTGCGTTAGAGTTAGCAACCGTTGAAGAGTTACAACAAGTGACAGACATTCTATTCTGTCGTAGGTTTAATCCCTTAGATTACCTTCAGCTCCCTGAGCCAATCGATATCCAAAGCCAAAACCGTGAAGCTTGGTTGGATTCCCTAGAAGAGCGATTTCGCTTCTTGGCAGCAGATGGAGTAACAGTACTCAAGGGACGCACGAGTGAAGTAACCTACCGACAAGCCCTGATTCAAGTTTGTCGTTACCTCAAAATTCCTTACTCTCAACGTCTGACTACAACTGACTTGGAAGCAGAAATATTTCTTCACCTAATGGAGAAAACCTGGAAACGCTTACCAACCCAAGAGCAGCAATCCCTAACAGTACAGGTACAGAAATGCTTAGCTAAGTCAAAACTCCCTGAACCCTTACCTGTACAAATCCAGCACAATCCTATAGAATTTTTACTCAAAGGTGGTAGCGCCCTAGCATTGACCTCGATTCTAAAGCCAATAATACTGCAACAGGTGGCACGTCAGTTTGCCCTGCATTTCGCTCGCTATCAGGTGGCTAAACAAGCCCTAGTGAAGGGGGGTTTGGCAGCAGCAGCTCAGTTTCAGAACTACTTGACACTACAAACAGCACGACAGGGAATGGCACTGAGTGCTGCTCGTTATGGGGTTACTCGGAGTGTTTTTGCCTGCCTAGGTCCGATCATGTGGAGCTATTTCTTCGTTGACTTAGGCTGGAGAGCGATCGCAACCAACTACGGTCGGATTATTCCAACAATCTTAACCTTAGCACAAATCCGCCTGATTCGTGCTGAGTGCTGGGAACCAGTTTAG
- the folD gene encoding bifunctional methylenetetrahydrofolate dehydrogenase/methenyltetrahydrofolate cyclohydrolase FolD, whose amino-acid sequence MTNILDGKTIAKKIQTQLQEQTQKLTLKHGRPPGLAVLMVGDNPASAAYVRNKERACGKVGINSFGRHFPSNTSQAELEETINALNQDQRVDGILLQLPLPDHLDAVSLLHQIHPDKDVDGLHPVNLGRLLRGEPGLRSCTPAGIMRLLQEYQINLSGQKTVVVGRSILVGKPLALMLLEANATVTIAHSRTQDLGELTHRADILVAAVGRPQLITRDMVKPGAVVIDVGINRVGDQQEKSRLVGDVHFDSVQETARYITPVPGGVGPMTVAMLLNNTILSYTKRYC is encoded by the coding sequence ATGACCAACATACTCGATGGTAAGACCATAGCTAAAAAAATTCAGACCCAGCTGCAAGAACAGACACAGAAGCTGACCTTGAAACATGGACGACCACCTGGATTAGCAGTGTTGATGGTAGGTGACAACCCTGCTAGCGCTGCCTATGTTCGTAATAAGGAACGTGCCTGTGGTAAGGTGGGGATTAATTCTTTTGGTCGTCATTTTCCCAGTAACACGTCCCAAGCAGAACTCGAGGAAACCATTAACGCCCTCAATCAAGATCAGCGTGTAGATGGAATTCTGCTCCAGCTGCCCTTACCCGACCACCTAGATGCTGTTTCATTACTGCACCAAATCCATCCGGATAAAGATGTTGATGGATTACACCCTGTTAATCTAGGTCGTCTGCTCAGGGGAGAGCCTGGTTTACGTAGCTGTACACCAGCAGGGATAATGCGCCTGTTGCAAGAGTACCAGATTAATTTGTCTGGTCAAAAGACAGTAGTGGTAGGACGTAGTATTTTAGTAGGTAAACCTCTGGCACTGATGCTACTAGAAGCCAACGCTACAGTCACAATTGCTCATTCGCGCACCCAAGATCTGGGGGAGCTGACACATCGCGCTGATATTTTAGTAGCAGCTGTGGGACGACCTCAACTGATTACCAGGGACATGGTAAAACCAGGAGCTGTCGTAATTGATGTTGGGATCAATCGTGTTGGTGATCAACAAGAAAAATCTCGTCTTGTGGGAGATGTACACTTTGACTCTGTTCAGGAAACTGCGCGATATATTACCCCTGTCCCTGGTGGCGTCGGACCGATGACAGTGGCTATGCTACTAAATAATACAATCCTTAGTTATACAAAGAGGTATTGTTGA
- the crtE gene encoding geranylgeranyl diphosphate synthase CrtE — protein sequence MVATEGRPTPKRESPSLDLLTYLKERKALIESALDQALPRMEPDKIYEAMRYSLLAGGKRLRPILCLATCELMGGTVEMAMPTSCALEMIHTMSLIHDDLPAMDNDDYRRGKLTNHKVFGEDIAILAGDGLLAYAFEYAAAQTKNVPAPQVLQVVAWLGRAVGASGLVGGQVLDLESEGKSDIKEETLTFIHTHKTGALLEACVVCGGILAGATTANLQRLSKYAQNIGLAFQIVDDILDITATQEELGKTAGKDVKAQKATYPSLLGLEASKTKAQELVNEAKAQMESFGEKAQPLIAIADFIVNRTH from the coding sequence ATGGTAGCGACGGAGGGGCGACCTACCCCCAAGAGGGAATCCCCAAGTTTAGACTTACTAACTTACTTAAAAGAGCGAAAGGCTCTAATTGAGTCAGCTTTAGACCAGGCTCTGCCCCGAATGGAGCCCGACAAAATTTACGAGGCAATGCGTTATTCTCTTTTGGCTGGAGGTAAACGCTTGCGCCCGATTCTGTGCCTAGCTACCTGTGAGCTGATGGGTGGCACGGTGGAGATGGCAATGCCAACCTCCTGCGCTCTGGAAATGATCCATACCATGTCATTGATTCATGATGACCTACCAGCAATGGACAATGACGATTACCGTCGGGGTAAACTAACTAACCACAAAGTATTTGGTGAGGACATTGCCATCCTCGCAGGTGATGGTTTATTAGCTTATGCATTTGAATATGCGGCGGCTCAAACTAAAAATGTACCAGCTCCCCAAGTTTTGCAGGTAGTTGCGTGGTTGGGTAGAGCAGTCGGTGCATCCGGATTGGTTGGGGGTCAAGTGCTTGATCTCGAATCAGAAGGTAAGTCGGATATTAAAGAAGAAACGCTCACCTTTATCCATACTCATAAAACTGGTGCTTTGCTAGAAGCCTGTGTAGTTTGTGGTGGAATATTGGCAGGGGCAACGACAGCTAACTTACAAAGGCTCTCCAAATATGCCCAAAATATTGGTTTAGCATTTCAAATTGTCGATGACATCCTAGATATCACGGCTACCCAGGAGGAACTAGGTAAAACAGCAGGTAAGGATGTTAAAGCACAAAAGGCAACTTATCCTAGTCTCTTGGGGCTAGAGGCATCAAAAACCAAAGCCCAGGAGCTGGTGAATGAGGCAAAAGCTCAAATGGAATCCTTTGGGGAAAAAGCTCAACCCCTGATTGCGATCGCTGACTTTATTGTGAATCGTACTCATTAA